From the genome of Vibrio gangliei, one region includes:
- a CDS encoding ABC transporter ATP-binding protein, translated as MQINSHHSYVHVSQLSKSFGTNSVFENIEFSIEKGEFITLLGPSGCGKSTLLRSLAGLNDVDNGHIHVDGKDITHQIPQERGIGMVFQSYALFPNMTVEQNIAFGLKMKKLDKATIQKEVSNVIELVDLQGRETHYPHQLSGGQKQRVALARALVVKPRILLLDEPLSALDAKIRKRLRQQIREIQKELNLTTIFVTHDQEEAMIMSDRIFVMNKGSIVQQGSPERIYTQPANEFVAAFMGHYNLINAQQAHQLFDIETEHKVAIRPESIYVHEQGRHYAEHISSPHEATIKNHQLLGNVIRYHVELNGCQSCALTVDLLNRSSERLLEAGQQLQLRFNMNEIQPVGV; from the coding sequence ATGCAAATAAATTCACACCACTCTTACGTCCATGTCAGCCAACTCAGTAAAAGTTTTGGTACTAATAGCGTATTTGAAAATATTGAGTTCTCGATAGAAAAAGGGGAGTTTATTACCTTACTTGGCCCGAGTGGTTGTGGTAAATCGACCTTATTACGTAGCCTTGCCGGTTTAAATGATGTCGATAATGGTCATATCCATGTCGACGGTAAAGACATCACTCACCAAATTCCTCAGGAAAGAGGAATTGGGATGGTCTTTCAATCTTACGCTTTATTCCCAAATATGACCGTTGAACAAAACATTGCCTTCGGTTTAAAAATGAAAAAGCTCGATAAAGCCACAATTCAAAAAGAAGTATCCAACGTCATTGAACTGGTTGACTTACAGGGTCGAGAAACACACTACCCACATCAGCTATCCGGCGGACAAAAACAGCGTGTCGCATTGGCACGAGCGCTCGTTGTTAAGCCAAGAATATTGTTATTAGATGAACCACTATCCGCCCTCGATGCTAAAATTCGCAAACGCCTAAGACAGCAAATTAGAGAAATCCAAAAAGAACTTAACTTAACCACGATTTTCGTCACTCACGATCAAGAAGAAGCCATGATCATGTCTGACCGTATTTTCGTGATGAATAAAGGCAGCATTGTGCAACAAGGTTCACCAGAACGGATTTATACACAACCTGCTAATGAGTTTGTGGCTGCCTTTATGGGGCACTACAACCTGATAAACGCGCAGCAAGCCCATCAATTATTTGATATTGAAACTGAGCATAAAGTGGCGATTCGTCCTGAATCTATTTATGTTCATGAACAAGGCCGACATTATGCAGAACATATTTCATCACCGCATGAAGCCACCATCAAAAATCATCAATTACTTGGCAATGTCATCCGCTATCATGTAGAGCTTAATGGTTGTCAATCTTGTGCGCTCACAGTCGATCTATTAAATCGCTCATCCGAACGATTATTAGAAGCAGGGCAACAGCTGCAATTGCGCTTTAATATGAATGAAATACAACCTGTGGGAGTTTAA
- a CDS encoding ABC transporter permease: MSSTFTRSQVKPHTTSRANYLRKLKPLMWLVPFMVVFYLFQIAPMIWVVINSFIDEGHFSFAHYIDILTSKFMLQGFRNSLWVSIWSSMIGLMIATILVSSLRHLDSKFRDAIVSITNMCSNFSGVPLAFAFIIILGTNGAITLFLRQHGLVGDFNLYGESGLLVVYVYFQIPLAVLLLYPAFDQLNQDWKEASALLGANTAQYWLKIGLPILTPALFGTFIILIANAIGAYATVYALTGGNYNMITIRIASLVSGDLFLEPNLAAAISVLLLTILAFITVINQWLIARSYHAKR; this comes from the coding sequence ATGTCGTCTACTTTCACTCGGTCACAAGTAAAACCACACACAACATCAAGGGCGAACTATCTGCGAAAGCTTAAACCGCTTATGTGGTTAGTTCCTTTTATGGTGGTTTTTTACTTGTTTCAAATCGCCCCAATGATATGGGTGGTGATCAACAGCTTTATCGATGAAGGGCATTTTTCTTTCGCTCATTACATCGATATTTTAACTTCAAAGTTTATGTTACAAGGCTTTCGAAATAGTTTATGGGTGTCTATTTGGTCAAGCATGATAGGCTTGATGATTGCAACCATTCTCGTTTCATCATTAAGGCATTTAGATAGCAAATTTCGTGATGCGATTGTGTCCATCACCAATATGTGCAGCAATTTCTCCGGTGTCCCGTTAGCCTTCGCATTTATTATCATTCTTGGCACCAATGGGGCTATCACACTGTTTTTGCGTCAACATGGCTTGGTGGGGGATTTTAACCTGTATGGTGAATCTGGTTTATTGGTGGTGTATGTCTACTTTCAAATTCCATTAGCAGTGTTACTGCTCTACCCTGCATTCGACCAACTCAATCAAGACTGGAAAGAGGCCTCGGCACTACTTGGCGCCAATACTGCTCAGTATTGGCTAAAAATCGGCTTACCCATTCTCACTCCGGCTTTATTTGGCACTTTCATTATTTTGATAGCCAACGCCATTGGCGCGTATGCAACGGTTTATGCGCTCACCGGTGGAAATTACAACATGATCACCATTCGAATTGCGAGTTTAGTCTCTGGTGATCTCTTCCTTGAGCCGAATCTAGCCGCCGCTATTTCTGTGTTATTACTGACCATTTTGGCTTTCATTACGGTCATCAACCAGTGGCTTATTGCAAGGAGTTACCATGCAAAACGTTAA
- a CDS encoding UTRA domain-containing protein yields the protein MTRLGQIKSIIKDRISSGTLGRRSKLPSERELSELFNTTRITIKDVLVSLETEGLIYREGRKGWYVSPPRICYNPLSRSHFEKMVQEQHRQARTELVTVRTDIAYGEYAQALEIDSLSSIHIIERVRFIDDRAVLLVENCLKSELFPNILEFDLATSLTHLFSNTYGYQTKRSKFEVFPTSAPKHVAKALGLSEGQPILKICRVNYKQDGELMDCEFEYWRPDAVMIKIDSGE from the coding sequence ATGACACGATTAGGACAGATAAAAAGCATTATTAAAGATAGGATTTCGAGTGGAACATTGGGACGACGCAGCAAACTGCCATCGGAACGTGAACTGAGTGAATTATTCAACACGACTCGAATTACCATCAAAGACGTGTTGGTGTCATTAGAAACAGAAGGGCTGATTTATCGTGAAGGTAGAAAAGGTTGGTATGTTTCACCGCCGAGGATCTGCTATAACCCGTTATCACGCAGCCACTTTGAAAAAATGGTACAAGAGCAGCACCGCCAGGCACGTACAGAATTAGTGACAGTTCGAACTGATATTGCTTATGGTGAATATGCACAAGCGCTTGAGATTGATTCACTGTCTTCTATTCATATTATTGAGCGTGTTCGATTTATCGATGATCGAGCGGTATTGCTGGTGGAAAACTGCTTAAAATCAGAACTTTTCCCTAATATTCTCGAATTCGACCTTGCTACCTCATTGACTCATCTTTTTAGCAATACTTACGGCTATCAAACAAAAAGATCAAAATTTGAAGTATTTCCAACCTCCGCACCAAAGCATGTAGCGAAAGCACTGGGGTTATCAGAAGGGCAACCTATCTTGAAAATTTGCCGCGTGAATTATAAACAAGATGGTGAGCTCATGGATTGCGAATTTGAATATTGGCGACCAGATGCGGTGATGATCAAGATTGACAGTGGGGAGTAA
- a CDS encoding TRAP transporter large permease, producing MIDPVLASFTLISVFVVLLILGTPIGLCIVISSTATILMALDFNLAMFATAQKMFSSLDSFALLAVPFFILSGVIMNNGGIATRLVNFAKLFTGRVPGSLSYTNIAGNMMFGAVSGSAIAASTSIGGVMIPMSAKEGYNRNFASAVNIASAPTGMLIPPTTAFILYALASGGTSIAALFAGGLVAGSLWGIGCMVVTYFVAKKNNYRVFFPLQKGVAAKVTKDALPSLLLVVIVVGGIVQGIFTAIEASAVAVVYTAYLTLGLYKTLTLKDLPNIFTQTFVMTGVIMFLLATSSAMSFSMSITSIPAALSELILGISDNPLVIMLVVTVFLLVVGAFMDIGPAILIFTPILLPIVKQVGVDPVHFGILMVFNLAIGTITPPVGSGLYVGASVGKVKVEDVIKPLVPFYIAIFIVLLLITYLPNLTLFLPKLLGVM from the coding sequence ATGATTGATCCAGTTTTAGCTTCCTTCACACTTATTTCCGTTTTTGTGGTGCTACTGATATTAGGCACACCAATCGGCTTATGTATTGTTATCTCTTCGACTGCGACTATTTTAATGGCGCTCGACTTTAACCTCGCCATGTTCGCAACAGCGCAAAAAATGTTCTCTAGCTTAGACAGTTTTGCTTTGCTAGCCGTACCATTTTTCATTCTCTCAGGGGTGATAATGAATAACGGCGGCATCGCCACACGCTTGGTGAACTTTGCTAAATTGTTCACTGGCCGTGTCCCTGGTTCTCTGTCTTATACCAACATTGCTGGCAACATGATGTTCGGCGCTGTATCAGGCTCAGCCATTGCTGCATCAACCTCAATTGGTGGTGTAATGATCCCGATGAGTGCCAAAGAAGGCTACAACCGTAACTTTGCTTCTGCGGTGAATATTGCTTCTGCACCCACTGGTATGTTGATCCCGCCGACAACGGCTTTCATCTTATATGCGCTTGCCAGTGGTGGTACATCGATTGCCGCTTTGTTTGCAGGCGGTTTAGTCGCGGGCAGTTTATGGGGCATTGGCTGTATGGTTGTTACCTACTTTGTCGCCAAGAAAAACAACTACCGCGTTTTCTTCCCTCTACAAAAAGGCGTGGCAGCCAAAGTGACCAAAGATGCATTACCAAGCTTATTATTAGTGGTGATTGTGGTCGGCGGTATTGTGCAAGGCATCTTCACTGCCATTGAAGCCTCAGCGGTTGCTGTGGTTTACACCGCTTACTTAACTTTAGGTTTATATAAAACATTAACGCTAAAAGATCTGCCAAACATCTTCACACAAACCTTTGTGATGACAGGTGTGATCATGTTCTTACTGGCAACATCGTCTGCTATGTCATTCTCTATGTCTATTACCAGCATTCCAGCGGCATTAAGTGAATTGATTTTAGGCATATCTGACAATCCACTCGTGATCATGTTGGTTGTGACCGTATTCCTATTAGTCGTTGGCGCCTTTATGGACATCGGCCCTGCAATCTTAATTTTCACACCGATTTTATTACCAATTGTGAAGCAAGTCGGCGTTGACCCGGTTCACTTTGGTATCTTGATGGTCTTTAACCTAGCGATTGGCACCATTACCCCACCGGTAGGTAGTGGCCTATATGTCGGTGCCAGTGTTGGTAAAGTCAAAGTTGAAGATGTCATCAAACCGCTTGTTCCATTTTATATCGCGATTTTCATCGTGCTATTGCTCATCACATATTTACCGAATTTAACGCTTTTCCTGCCTAAGTTATTAGGTGTGATGTAA
- a CDS encoding ABC transporter permease translates to MLLPIIATLLYSISSKWGATVLPDGFSLKWYTQLFTDERFIAAFWRSLILCIGSLIFSLALILPMILVVFYYFPKLDKLMNLLILLPFSVPPVVSSVGLLQLYSDSSIPLVGTPWILVGTYFTIALPFMYRSLANNLQAIQLHDLMDAAHLLGASSTKAFLLVILPNLKKGLLSSLFISFSFLLGEFVFANILVGTRFETLQIYLYNMRQTSGHFTSALVMTYFFFILILTWLASRFSQGASSCK, encoded by the coding sequence ATGTTATTGCCAATCATCGCCACCTTACTGTATTCAATTTCATCAAAGTGGGGAGCAACCGTACTGCCTGACGGTTTTTCATTGAAATGGTATACACAGCTGTTTACGGATGAGCGTTTTATTGCGGCTTTTTGGCGCTCTCTCATTCTGTGCATCGGATCACTTATCTTCAGCCTAGCGTTAATCTTGCCAATGATATTAGTGGTGTTTTACTACTTCCCTAAGCTAGATAAGTTAATGAATCTGCTTATTTTATTGCCATTTTCCGTTCCACCAGTGGTGTCTTCTGTTGGTTTATTGCAACTGTATTCTGATAGCAGTATTCCTTTGGTCGGCACGCCTTGGATCTTAGTTGGAACCTATTTCACCATTGCGCTACCTTTTATGTACCGCTCTCTTGCCAATAATTTACAAGCGATTCAATTGCATGACCTAATGGATGCCGCTCACTTACTCGGTGCTAGCAGTACCAAAGCATTTTTATTAGTGATCTTACCTAACTTAAAAAAAGGATTGTTATCGTCCCTGTTTATCTCTTTTTCCTTCTTACTCGGCGAGTTTGTATTTGCCAACATTTTAGTCGGCACACGCTTTGAAACGTTACAAATTTACCTATACAACATGCGTCAAACCAGTGGTCACTTTACTTCTGCCTTAGTCATGACGTATTTCTTTTTCATTCTTATTTTGACTTGGCTTGCCAGTCGTTTTAGCCAAGGAGCTTCATCATGCAAATAA
- a CDS encoding TRAP transporter small permease has product MNKIRTILDRSIEAFGCLALLIMVAVACWQVISRYVFNSPSTFSEEFLRFALIWVSLIGLAYVSGKQEHISLTLFLDKCPPHLIHIWKIVLQVVFIGFAVYVLIIGGWNVSSITMYQISPVLQVSMGKVYYALPVSGVLVIIYSLLNIADLIKQGQTQQTDGVAKTSLEGQK; this is encoded by the coding sequence ATGAACAAAATTAGAACCATTTTAGATAGAAGCATCGAGGCCTTTGGTTGCCTTGCGTTGCTTATCATGGTCGCGGTTGCCTGTTGGCAGGTGATCAGCCGCTATGTATTTAATTCACCAAGTACCTTTTCTGAAGAGTTTCTACGCTTTGCTCTGATTTGGGTATCCTTGATTGGTTTAGCTTATGTGTCAGGCAAACAAGAACACATTAGCTTGACCTTATTTCTTGATAAGTGCCCACCACATTTAATCCATATCTGGAAGATCGTGTTGCAAGTAGTATTCATCGGTTTTGCGGTGTATGTCCTTATCATTGGTGGCTGGAACGTTTCATCCATCACTATGTACCAAATTTCACCGGTACTCCAAGTCTCGATGGGTAAAGTCTATTACGCACTGCCAGTGTCTGGCGTGTTAGTCATTATCTACTCATTGCTGAATATCGCTGATCTGATTAAACAAGGTCAGACTCAACAAACTGATGGCGTTGCCAAAACGTCTTTGGAAGGTCAAAAATGA
- a CDS encoding ABC transporter substrate-binding protein, with protein MKRLLISTTLITSLFTAHTFAQENNMDTLVSAAKKEGAVYSVGMPDSWANWKDTWTDLTKNYGLKHQDTDMSSAQEIAKFAAEKNNATADIGDVGFAFARVAVAKGVTQPYKPTTWDSIPNWAKDKEGHWALAYTGTIAFISNNNLVKNPPKTWADLLNGDYKVTVGDVGVAAQANNGVLAAAYAMGGDEKNLKPAIDFFGKLAKQGRLSFTDPSVANLEKGEVEVAIMWDFNALNYRDQIERDRFTVSIPQDGSVISGYTTIINKFAKNPNAAKLAREHIFSDQGQINLAEGYARPIRTEVKLPKEVQDKLLPNSEYANVHPIKDFKAWEKSASQLPRQWQENVLINQQ; from the coding sequence ATGAAACGTTTGTTAATTAGCACCACTCTTATTACCTCACTGTTTACTGCTCATACTTTTGCACAAGAAAACAACATGGACACACTTGTCAGCGCCGCCAAGAAAGAAGGCGCGGTCTATAGTGTCGGCATGCCAGACTCATGGGCAAACTGGAAAGATACTTGGACCGATCTGACAAAAAATTACGGCCTGAAGCATCAAGATACTGACATGAGCTCGGCGCAAGAAATCGCGAAATTTGCGGCAGAGAAAAACAATGCCACGGCCGATATTGGCGATGTAGGTTTTGCGTTTGCCCGTGTTGCGGTCGCGAAAGGAGTAACACAACCTTATAAACCAACCACTTGGGATAGCATTCCAAATTGGGCAAAAGATAAAGAAGGTCACTGGGCGCTTGCTTATACCGGCACCATTGCGTTTATTTCCAATAATAATCTAGTCAAAAACCCACCAAAAACTTGGGCTGATTTGCTTAACGGTGATTATAAAGTGACCGTAGGTGATGTTGGTGTTGCCGCACAAGCTAACAACGGCGTACTCGCAGCAGCTTATGCTATGGGTGGCGATGAAAAGAACCTAAAGCCAGCTATCGACTTCTTTGGCAAACTCGCCAAGCAAGGACGTTTATCTTTCACCGATCCTAGCGTCGCGAACCTTGAAAAAGGGGAAGTTGAAGTCGCGATCATGTGGGATTTCAATGCGCTTAACTACCGAGATCAAATTGAACGTGATCGCTTTACTGTCAGCATTCCACAAGATGGTTCCGTCATTTCAGGTTACACCACCATCATCAATAAATTCGCTAAAAACCCAAATGCCGCGAAACTCGCTCGTGAGCATATCTTCAGCGATCAAGGCCAAATCAACCTTGCCGAAGGTTATGCGCGCCCAATTCGTACGGAAGTGAAACTACCGAAAGAGGTTCAAGACAAGCTACTGCCTAACTCTGAATACGCTAACGTTCACCCAATCAAAGATTTTAAAGCTTGGGAAAAGTCAGCCAGTCAATTACCTCGCCAATGGCAAGAAAACGTACTGATCAATCAGCAGTAA
- the bglB gene encoding beta-galactosidase BglB encodes MQVFPVKHNALLRRPVRTHERSHVVEKINRLIDNLINIKDETGEFLLHLDDGRTIDTKGWAGWEWTHGIGLYGMYKYYQQTNDQQVLKIIDDWFQDRFSEEQATKNVNTVCPFLTLAYRYEETGDQSLLPYLETWAEYVMYEMPRTENGGIQHIVYNSENTQQMWDDTLMMSVMPLTKIGLLLNKPEYVEEAKYQFLIHINYLMDKETGTWFHGWTFDGKHNFANARWARGNSWVTIVIPDFLELLDLPEHDAYRRHLIHVLNRQVEALAQSQAENGLWTTLLDDPDSYVESSATAGFAYGILKAVRKHYIDPKYAPIAHKAVDALIKDYINEDGELINTSFGTAMGSDLDYYREIPLTSMPYGQAMAILCLSEYLRTYL; translated from the coding sequence ATGCAAGTATTTCCAGTAAAACACAATGCTCTTCTTCGTCGTCCTGTCCGTACTCACGAAAGAAGCCACGTAGTAGAAAAAATCAACCGTTTGATCGACAACTTAATCAACATTAAAGATGAAACTGGCGAGTTCTTACTGCACTTAGATGATGGCCGCACCATTGACACCAAAGGCTGGGCTGGTTGGGAGTGGACCCACGGCATTGGCTTATATGGCATGTATAAATACTACCAACAAACCAATGATCAGCAGGTTCTAAAAATCATTGATGATTGGTTCCAAGACCGCTTCTCGGAAGAGCAAGCGACTAAAAACGTCAACACAGTGTGCCCGTTTTTAACCCTGGCTTATCGCTACGAAGAAACCGGCGATCAAAGCCTACTCCCTTATTTAGAAACGTGGGCTGAATACGTAATGTATGAAATGCCTCGCACTGAAAACGGCGGTATTCAGCACATCGTTTATAACAGTGAAAACACTCAGCAAATGTGGGATGACACATTAATGATGAGCGTGATGCCGTTAACTAAAATCGGCCTACTGTTGAACAAGCCTGAATATGTGGAAGAAGCGAAATACCAATTCTTAATTCACATTAACTACTTGATGGATAAGGAAACCGGCACTTGGTTCCACGGCTGGACATTCGACGGTAAACACAACTTTGCCAATGCGCGCTGGGCTCGTGGTAACAGCTGGGTCACGATTGTTATTCCTGATTTCTTAGAATTATTAGATTTGCCAGAGCACGATGCTTATCGCCGTCACTTAATCCATGTGTTAAATCGACAAGTGGAAGCCCTAGCTCAAAGCCAAGCTGAAAATGGCCTTTGGACTACGTTACTCGATGATCCAGATTCTTATGTTGAATCCTCAGCCACAGCAGGCTTTGCTTACGGCATTTTAAAAGCGGTACGTAAACATTATATCGATCCTAAATACGCACCAATAGCCCACAAAGCCGTAGATGCGCTAATTAAAGACTATATCAATGAAGATGGTGAGTTAATCAATACTTCATTCGGTACCGCCATGGGCAGCGATCTTGATTACTACCGTGAAATACCATTAACTTCAATGCCTTATGGCCAAGCGATGGCAATTTTATGTTTGTCTGAATATTTGAGAACGTATTTGTAA
- a CDS encoding alkaline phosphatase family protein, whose amino-acid sequence MNHKVILVVLDGLNYQVAHQCMGYLQGLIEQQRASLFKLNCELPSLSRPLYECLLTGVRPVDSGIIHNQVVRRSYHESIFSLATQQGKVTAASAYHWMSELYNRAPFDAVRDRNTHDESLNIQHGRFYHWDHYPDEAVFLDADYLLTTYQPDFLLIHPMNIDDAGHQSGLDSSHYRNTARHADVLLSNFIPSWLKAGYQIMITSDHGMNNDLSHGGVLAEEREVPLFLLGSAFQQQADNPKNDTIFIQQTELCGTVCQVLGLQHNKPYCAGLLNTANQNPLTSSMAEQ is encoded by the coding sequence ATGAACCACAAGGTCATCTTAGTTGTTCTTGATGGCCTCAATTACCAAGTAGCTCATCAATGCATGGGCTACTTACAAGGGTTAATTGAGCAGCAACGAGCATCTCTTTTCAAACTCAACTGTGAACTGCCTTCGTTATCACGGCCTCTGTATGAGTGTTTACTCACTGGTGTCCGCCCGGTAGACAGTGGCATTATCCATAATCAGGTAGTACGCCGTTCTTACCATGAGTCCATTTTTAGCTTAGCCACCCAGCAAGGCAAAGTGACAGCCGCTTCGGCGTACCATTGGATGAGCGAGTTATACAACCGCGCTCCTTTTGATGCAGTAAGAGACAGAAACACGCATGATGAATCTCTTAATATTCAACACGGCCGTTTCTATCATTGGGATCACTATCCTGATGAAGCGGTCTTTTTAGATGCGGATTATCTACTGACGACTTACCAACCGGATTTCTTGCTCATTCATCCAATGAACATTGATGATGCCGGACACCAAAGTGGTTTAGATTCGAGCCATTATCGCAATACTGCTCGACATGCCGATGTCTTATTGTCGAACTTTATCCCAAGTTGGCTAAAAGCGGGATATCAAATCATGATCACCAGTGATCACGGCATGAATAATGATTTATCTCATGGTGGTGTTTTGGCTGAGGAACGCGAAGTGCCATTATTTCTACTCGGTTCAGCATTTCAACAACAAGCCGATAACCCCAAAAACGATACTATTTTTATTCAACAAACCGAACTGTGCGGAACGGTTTGCCAAGTTTTAGGCTTGCAGCATAACAAGCCGTATTGTGCCGGCTTATTAAATACCGCTAATCAAAATCCATTAACGTCTTCTATGGCAGAGCAATGA